The sequence TTCAAGAGCCCCGTCGTCTTCACTTTAACTGAAGTGTGACACATCCGCTGTCGTCGTGTGCCCCCACAGGTGGACAAACTCGAAGCCTCCGAGTCTCTGAGGAAACAGGAAGAGCAGGCTACAGAGTCTCAACCCATTGTTTACGGTAAAAAAGGCCTCATGTTCAAAACTGGATCACCGTAGTGCCTTTTGAGAATAGATTTAATAGTTTGATCgcagctgtggtgtttttaagtACTCATCTTGGCGTTGTCTTGCAGGCACACCCCAGCTTATGCTCACAGCAGGGCCCAACGTGCCCGTGCCTCCTCAGCAGCCCTACGGCTACGGCTACACAGCAGCACCCAACTACGGCCAGCCGCCACAGACCACCTTCGGTTACGGCATGTGAACACCCAACTACCCACATCCTCCCCCACCCACAACTCAACCCAACACCTTCCTTCCATCTGTTCTCCCTCCTTTGTGTTCCTCACCAGCTTCCCATGGTCTTCTACTCACAACAGGGGCCACAAGCAAGCAACAGCCCACTCTCGTTTCTGGCactatttttttattctgtcgTCCTGTTCCAAGAGAAAACACTTAACTGCATCGAAGgacttttatttgtattgtttgaaAGAAATTGGACCAcacgtttgtttttttccacattccaTATTTATGACTACTTATTAAGatatttttgtgtggtttttttggggttttttttgttaatgtcaAAATTTTTTATTGGTTTATGGAGAAGTGGACTTGCTCAAGCTCAGCAATGAGCCTTTGAAGTAGGTGGAGGAGCATTGGATTTTGCACTCATGAAGAAATTAATGTAGAAGAGCTCTTACTTTTGATGTACTGAACATGTGGACAGCTTACATTGTCTCGTTTGTCTGTATAATGCATTTCATCATTGTATATTCTGAGGAAAAAAGGTTACATATAATATTGAACATATATTGCCATTTCAGTGGCTATAGCTAGCAACACTAAGTAATGATAGTATATTCTGCACAGGCGTGTAGCTTTATGGAGTTATAAATGCATACAGACGTATGTCACTGTGTGactgggagtgtgtgtgtgtgtgtgtgtgtgacctaaAGGTCTGAATAAGAATTTTAACCCCCCTCTCTCTCAGCCTGTACTGAGCTTCTTCACTCCACCCATCTAGATATTAGCGCTCCCTCATTAGCTCCATGTATTAAGGTGACCTCTTGTGCTGTGTACAGTGCTTGTGTGAGACTGTATCTGTGTATGTGCAAGGACGGGACCACGGCCACTAAACCCCAGGGCCCTTAACCGTACCGCGTGTATGTATTTACTCTGAACCCTTTTCGTGCTGAGGTCCGTGTATGCCAGGTGTTGTGGTGTTCCCCTCGGTCAccgttacttttttttttttttttcccctctttttctttttcctcctcgcGTGTACAGATGTGAAGAATTGAAAACTTTTAGATGGAGACCCCCACCTCTCTGTCGTCCATCCCCTCCCCTGTCTTGTTACCTCCTTTGTTAATGCTTAGTGGCAAGAACAAAGAAAGAGGCAGAGGAAGACAGGCTGGTGGAACGTTTAGTGTTTTAACGACAGCTCGATTAGCTCCATAAACACTCCTGTAGGTTGTGTGTTTAGATGGTTACGATGAAGAAATTTACTAAGTCTCCATACATCCAGTTCTCTGTCAAGAATGGTTTGAAATAAGAGCCTGTTACTTACCTTGATGTACTTAACTTCCTTACATGCTTTAAGCTGTGTGTGTAAAGTGTCATCCTAACCCTGACATAAGTTGAATTCCTTTCTGTTGTCATGCATATTAATAAAGGGGATCTGTCATCGATAAGTGGAAGAATATGACTTAATTGAAAGGGAACTACTAgcctaaataaaaactaaaaattgtACCCCGTCTCTGTGTGTGATGGCAAAAAAGTTGATTATTTTTTCAATATACATAAAACAGACTACATCAGTTTAAATAGGCAGTAACTACAGAGAAAACCCTTGAGGCTCTTTTCTGAAGTGAGAGGGTTCTGTCATATTTGGGGCCTGCTTATAGTGACGAATAACTGGGTGTGCCTCAGAAGTTAGGAGATTTGAAGACTTGGAAAAACCCAGAAGCTATTCTAATGGTTGCTGAATCTATTTATAGAGTTAACAGCTCAAATACATGAATGCCAGTGTTTTCCATACTAGTAAACTATTAGTCTTTATTGTTACATTCCTTTACATTTTAACCCACATTGAAACACGTTAAATTAGACTGTAAATACAATGGCGGGACCAGATGAGAACTTCTCACGTGTTGTCGTTTGAATCCAGTGGTCAGGTGATCAGCCCGTCAAGGTCTGAACCTTTCTTTCCACCTGATTGCAGTACTTTTCACAGAGTCCTGTAGCCCTGTAGTGGATTAACAAGCACAATTCAATGTATTTGTATGGCAGTAATTCATAACAACAGCCTCAAGGTGCTCTACATTAttaggtaaagaccctacaatcacACAGCTCCCTATGATCAAGCACTTGGGAGGAAAAACTcttattttaacaggaagaaacctccagcagaaccagactcagggaggggcaactGTGCTGCAACCCgctgggggtgaggggaaagagaagacaCACTATTTGAGAAAGAGCCACTATAGGAGAAATGCAGAGTGGTTTACAAACACACAGCGAGGTGAATGAAGAGGAAACACTTTGCATTATGTgaacccccccacacacacacacttacttaaGCTCCTGGAGCTTCTTCTGTTTGAGCTCATCGAGGCGCAGACGTCTCTGCCGAGTTTCCTCCATCAACCGTTCGGCCTCCTTGAAGGTCTCTTTGCGCTTAGCTGTGGCTAAGATCTCGCGTTCCTTCATCTGCTGGCGGATGTCCTGCGCGTGCTGCTGCACTTTGTGACGCTGCCTGTCGTTTTGCACCTGCTCTTTGACCATCTCTTCCTGCTGCACTCTGCGTGGAGAGAGCACTTTTAACGGAGTGTAATAAGATTATTTGAAAATCGGTTTCGAACGGACTTTCTTACTTTAGCAGCCTCTCAAACTCTGCCTTCTCCCGACTCGCCTCCACTGACAGATTGCGCTCTTTGTAGTGAACCTGCTCCATGTGAGCCGATCTCAGCGTCGCCTCCAGCTGCGCTTTCTTTGCAGCCCGCTCcctctcttttctcctccaCTCTCTCTCTGCAGCGTCCTGGTTCCTGCGAGCACGGAGCTCATCCTTCcagacaaacacatacacaagcaCAAGTAGCTAAGAACATCTGTAAATCTTCTGCCAGGTTTCAAATCTTCATATATTGCACATCTGTTAGATCCTGACCTGCTCAGCCTtgtagtctttttctttttcttgctgaGCCCTCAAACGAGCAATCTCCAATTCTTTCTCCTTCTTGATTCGTCTTTGCTCTGCTTCGCATTCTGCCTGCTGCTCCTGCAGGTTTAATGAATTGCTAACGTTAAAAACAACGTCAGAATCAAATGTGTGTGTCACATGATGTAGCTTACTCGTCCACAAGGAACAGTGGGCTGTGACCTGCTTTTTTAGGAGATACTCCTTCACTCTCATGTCAGCCAGCTTCTCCTCCTCTATCCTCCGCTCCTTTGCCCGCATGGTCTCTGCGTTGATGCACTTGATCTCCTCCTGCAGAAGCTGTTGCTCCATCCTCTTCTTCTCCAGCACCTGGAGGAAGACATGGGTCAGAGCAGAAACTGAGCGCGGTGTACGTTAActgcatgtgtggatgtgtcctCCGCCTCCGCGTGCACCTCGAGATCCTCCAGGTTCATTCTCTCCTGGTCCTCTCGTGTCTGCtgactctctttctctttcttgccTTCCTCCAATTCTCGGTTCTCCAGGCGTTTCTGGATCTGATCGTAAATTTCCTGCCTTCCCCTGAAAtataaagcacacacacacgtgttgaCAGTGCTCCTAGTTGACCTCCGCTGCTCATTATTAGGATTTCTGCGATCTcccaaacagaagaagacgaagaatgacgttaattgcaaaaaaatcaATCCGCGAATAGAGGGTGATTGTGTTTCTGATAGGGCTCCATTTACTTGACTCTCTGCTGCCTGCGTAGCTCTTCAATCTTGTCCAGAGTCTCCAGAGCCTTGCGGCGCTCCACCTCCATCATGTTGTCCAGACGCCTTTCCTCCTCTGTCAACTCCATCCGGATCTGCTTCTTCTCCTGGATCTGGTAGTCACGGTTTGCTTGGCACTGAGCACCTAAAATCAGCTGAGAcgaccacacaaacacaggtttATTATTGTGTACTggtatgtttatattttttaaaggttgGTCATCCACACATCTGCACTTTCTTCCTACCTGGTTGAGCTGTTTGATCTCATCTTCCTGTTCCATCCTTAAAGCATTACTCCGCTCCACCAGGCGCTGTGCACGTTCCCGGGCTTCAAtctccagctcagtcagtgGCTGGTTCTGCTTACGGGACAGGTCTGCCTCATGGATCCTATGCTTCCTTTCCTCTGCAGCTTTCTGAATAAAAAGTACATAAAAATACTAATTAAATCAGTGgacttctttgttgttgttataaaaTTGCAGTCAGCTTTCCTACAagttcctcttctttcttcctctggtAAGCCTGCCTCAGGGCCTCTCTGTCCTCCTTGAGGAGCAGCCAGGATGTTGAGTTGAGCCTCTTAAACTCAGCTGGTGGAAGTAAGACGGACTCTCTTGAAGGATCTCTCTGGGGGATCCTGGCATGATGACATGTGGTATAATGTTTCAAAAACTTGGTATACTGTATTAACATCAGCAATAGCAATCTGATTAGCCTGAATCACATGAAATAAGGCAGAGGTTTATCACAGAGCAGCACACACACTTTACAGACTctcttcatgttttattcaaatgagcTCGTTTCATGCTGGCCTACCGCAGATTTCGGATGAGGTCTTTGGTGATGATTTGAAGAGTCTCTCCTTCCTGGTTCTTCCATGAACAATCCTTTGCTACACCTGCTGATTTTACCCGTTTGTCAAACTGCAATGACATCCACACAGAGATTTAGCTGTAATCAGCTCCCAGACTCATCCACGACCTCTGTTCTCACTGCAGCTACATGCAGTTTCTGATGATATCTGGGGATATCATTGTGAATAATAAGAGTTGAGTGTTTCCCTCCATTTCCCGCTGAGTGTGCAAGGACCCACACTCACCGATTTCTGGTTCTCAAACAGATCTTCATCCACCCGAGAGCCGGAAGCCAGTGTGCGGTACCGGCCGAGGTACATTTTGCCCCTGGATGACGTGGAGCTCGAGGCAAGTCTCTGCGGGGCAGTAATTACAACGCTCAGGAGTTATCAGCAGATAACGGTCATGCATTTGAACACTGGGATTTAGCATAGaatagcttttttatttttaacctaaCACTTACCATAGTTCTCGGTTACTGTGGGTCAGTGAAACAGActatatttgttaaaaaaaaaaatactaaactcTAAATATTATACTTTGCTCTTGGATAACTTCCAGCTAGCTCAAATAATTAAtgtggttttaaaaagaaatgagcgTACTACTTATATTGGCTCCAGCTCACGGGACACCGACTTTGAAATGTTTGGTTACCCGTTGCCATGGGAACAGGAGGAAGGGCAGACCTCACGTGACCGCAAAGTAGTGCTGTGCAAAATTTGGTTTCGATCCGATACCATGTAAATACGGGGCCAGTACTGCTGATACCGATACTGACTAACCTATAAAGGCAGCGTATCAGGGGAGAGCAGATCGCCATGATATCTGAGATGAATCGTCATCAATCTGAAACTTCTGACAACATTTTAATGAACGCTAAATCACTTCGATTTCTACTTTCCACAACACTTTCACACAACAAAAATCGATTTGCCCAGCTCTAGTACAAAGAGGGAGCtaggatattaaaaaaaaacacacttccCGGGAAAAGAcgctttttaaaaccttattttCAGGCAAAGCCGCCAAGCAGCAAATAGGTTTTTAAGATTTAACTGGTGCTTCTAAATATGTATGCTGTAATGTGCTGTAAATTTTGCAAATGTTTCAAAATATCTGCCCGAGATAAGTGCCCAACGGCGTTACCAACATGGCTGCAAAGTAACAAAACTTACTCAAACAATGTTATTGGCTTATTAAACAGTAGTTTAGTCACACAGCCAGCTGGTAAAATGCTACACTGTAGAAATATTTGTGTTTACTTGAATACAGGGGGGGGGGAATGCTAACACTAAAAACAGCGCTAACAAGCTAGCTCATTCCGCGGAAATACTCGTAGTTACTTAGATTTAAATTACAATTTATGTCGTTATGTGTTATTTAATTTCATACAGTCATTGCCACAGTTATATGGAGCATTGTCCGGACACAGTGTTATTCCGTACCACTACCGGCGGCTTTCGTGGCTGGGCGGTGCTAGTTGGCCCACATGATGCGGAAATTTTGCACAAAAAATCCTTCAGCCCCGGAACGAGCAGAACTTCAGAGAGAACTCACTCCAAACTCAGGGAAAGTTAATCTGCGAGATTTTACGCATACACGGAAAAGCGGAAGTGGACACACCGAGGTTTCTGCAGGTATATTTACACTAAAGACTTTGGTTTTGTAGATTACACTTACACATCTGGTCTGACGTGTTGTGCACAATGGAACTGTATTACCCACAACTCTCGTGTGCAACAAAAGATTTATGCACTGCCACAAATACCGTGGTCTCCCTCCTGAATTTATGAATGTGTCTCAGGTCTTTTTGCTGATGAGgatcacactcacacacccctCCATTTGGATAGGAGCCTCCCCCTGGTGTACAGCAGCTATTGGACTCCTCAGTAAATCATTAAACGCGTCAGTCCGAGGACTCCTGTCATGGCATTATCAGATAGATAAACAGCAACAAGAAAATAACACTTGATAAAACAGAAGGACTTCTGCCTGAAGGACAGAAGATCACTCTCAGGGGATAGTGTCACAAACTGATGGTCACCTCCTCCGGCCCTCTTGAAGCCAGCCTGCAGCGCAGGGTAGCCGCCATGATTCAATCAGCTTCAGGGTGTAGAAGTTGACCATTAACCTCCGGTGCTGATTGCAAACACTTCTTTGCTTGTAAGCAGCTGCCTGTAAACAGTGGATCCTGAAGCAAAGTTCACTGCTACAGGTTGCAAAAGGCAGGAGCTCCTCTGGAAGCTGCTTTGCAAGTGTTTTAGGACTGAGCTGCAACCATGGCTGCCTCCGGTTATGGATACTACAGAAGTACAATATTTCTGGCCATGTTTGTGGGCTACACATTGTACTACTTCAACAGAAAGACATTCTCCTTCGTGATGCCTTCTGTAATGCAAGAGATCAAGCTGGATAAGGACGATCTGGGTATGTCAGTACTGTAAACTTGAACCCTGTGTACCTTCTATAAATGTGATAACACCGATGTGCCTATACAACAATTTTGCAGCAAGTGCATGAGCGCTCCTCTTTTCTCAGGTATGATCACCAGCAGTCAATCTTTGGCCTACGCTATTAGTAAGTTCATCAGCGGTGTCCTGTCAGACCAAATCAGCGCCCGCTGGCTCTTCTCCATTGGCCTGTTCATGGTGGGAGGCATCAACGTGATCTTCTCTTGGTCCTCCACTGTTGCTGTCTTCTCTGCCCTCTGGTTTCTCAACGGTCTGGGCCAAGGCCTGGGCTGGCCTCCCTGTGGCAGGGTGCTGCGCAAGGTATATGACCCGGTACCCTCTAATTCAAATTGAGTTTAAAATTTAAGTTTCTTCTGAGTGTTACAAAGAACAAACCGACACTGCAGTAGGAAAATACAGAATGAGCTAATAAAGTAAAGCAAGTAAACAGGATGAAATAATGAAATGGACCTAAAACTGTTTGTATTCTCTATAAGATCTTGAATGAACTGGAAACTGATGTTAGATCCCAAATATTTTATCAGCAGGCTCAGGCAGAGTTGGAGCGTAAACAGCTAATCCaagacaataaaataattttatttttaaactgcattttcataGTGTCTTAAACAGGACTCAGAAATCTgtaactgtttgtgtgtctgaaagaaaaaagaatatctGACTTTTAAACTACCAAGTGTGGGGATCGGTCTTAAAAATCCTATGTGGATATCAAGGAACTTCCTGCCAGGGCTGTCTGGACTTaatgtttttccctcttttcctcCATCAGTGGTTCGAGCCCTCTCAGTTCGGGACATGGTGGGCGGTTCTGTCCTGCAGCATGAATCTGGCCGGCAGCTTGGGCCCCATCGTTGCCACTGTGCTGTCGCAGAGTTACAGCTGGAGGGCGATACTGTCCGCCTCTGGAATGATTTGCATCGTTGCCTCATTTGTTTGCCTGCTGGTAATCAAGAACGAGCCCAAGGATGTGGGGCTGCCCAACATAGAGGTGTCGACCAAAAAGAGCAAAGGTGGTGAGTCTGACTCTTAGTCAGGCACAATCAGAAACTGGTGTGGTTCAACTGGTTTGAACCGCTGCTTTTCTCAGAATGTTGTTAACACTTAGACAATGCTCTGATAACACAaatttgaacacacacacatgcacgtgtGTCTGTTGTCTAACGGCATGGGCCTTGAGCGCTGTGACTAAAGATCAGTAACTCGGTGGACTCTGCACTCAGTGTGTCCCTCACGTGAAAGCAGCTCATGCAAAGTGTGAACACAGGATGTgatgcatgtttctttttaaaaccgAGGAGTGCTCCCATCACCACATCACTCACATCTGTGCTCGTGGTATCCAAAAAAGGGTCTTCTGTCTGCTTCCTCTTCAGGATCCTCAAGCCATGAAAGCACCCTGTCTGAGTTTCTCCTGTCCCCCTACCTGTGGCTGCTGTCCATCTCCTACCTGGTGGTGTTTGGGGTGAAGACCGCCTGCACAGACTGGGGCCAGCTGTTTCTCATTCAGGACAAGGGCCAGTCTACACTCATGGGTACGGATGAGGGGAAGAGCAGTCGCCTCGGGAGTCTACTTTGAAATAAAGAGTTAAACtcactgtgttccttttcttaGGTAGctcatacatgagcgccctggaGGCTGGCGGGCTGGTGGGCAGTCTGGCTGCAGGTTACCTCTCTGACAAAGCTGTGGCCAGagtgagtttgttttttaaatatgagtCATTATTTGATCCAAGATTGTGGTCAATAACAGCCTGTTTAATATAGAGAGAACTGGACTAGAAAGGGTTTTAACCTTTGAATATTTCAATGTTATTTTATGGAAATCGTCTTCTGTTTAAGATTGCTTTCTCCCTGTCTGCACTTTCTTCATCATTTCATAAGTTAAAGGGATAAATAGCAATAGAAACACACCCCTAAGTGGGCAATCAGTGTTTTTTTATTCAGCTTATAGCCAGGAAATGGAACATCTCATAgtattttctttgtgtgcagcAAGGGATGAGGCTCTATGGTAATCCCCGCCACTTCATCCTGATTTGCATGATGGCAGGAATGTTTGTGTCCATGTACCTGTTCAGACTCACCGTTACTCCTGACAGCTCAAAGGTAACACAGACACATTAATTCCTGTGACCTGTTCACACTGCACAGCAAATGCCAGACTTCAGTagcccatttttttttttttttttttaatctcttctcTGTACATCAAGGTGTGGATACTCGGCTTGGGCGCCGCCTTCGGTTTCTCCTCATATGGACCAATAGCTTTGTTTGGAGTTATAGCCAATGAGAGCGCTCCATCCAACTACTGCGGGACATCACATGCTATCGTTGCCCTGATGGCAAACAGTAGGTTTTCATTAATTGAAAGTTAAATTCTAAAGttgggttttgtgtgtgttgcgCTCCTTCCATTGAAATAATCCGTGTGAATTCCCATTGTAGTTGGTGGCTTCCTTTCTGGACTCCCATTCAGCACCATTGCCAAGCACCATGGCTGGGAAAAGGCCTTCTGGGTAGCAGAGGTCACCTGCCTTGTCACTACTATCGGATTCTTCCTCCTGCGCAACATTCGAACAAAGATGGGACACGTGCCCAAGAAGGCGGACTGAGCTCATTCTGTGCGAGCCAGTCATTTTTAcgtctttgtttttaattagtcATATGTGAAATAAAGTTCATAGAAATGTGCAAAGGCGCTTCTCAACATGTTGTATAAATAGTGCGTGAACTTGAAGAAATTACTGCAAATTGCTAGAGAATGTTTTTTCTGATAATGCCTCTGCAGGACTGCAATAGTAAGAGTGCAAAATAGGAGGCTACAACACACTGAAATGAGCAATCTTAGGTCAATGATACTTTTTCTTAGTTAACCCTATAACACTAATATCAGGTGACTTTTGCAAATTCCAGTCctgtgaatttgttttttattttttttaaaaagcaacatgATCAGAGTACCCCATTATACCTTATTTTATCAGACATTGTACAGGATAATAAGAGTCCTTCAATTTTCCATGTACTGCACTTTAGTGTACTTTGATGGGAAGTATATTGAGTAAAATATACCCACCGTTAGCGATACTGTTACAGAAACTGCACATTAGTGTTCTAGGGTTATTTTTCCAATTTTACACTTCATGCTCCAAAGTCTTCACTCACTGATTCAGTAAAATGGATTCAGAACATTTAAATACAGTATGGATTTTAATCTCTGAATTATTTACAAAACAATGTATTTACAAAGTGTTAATGAGCAaatgtggggaggaaaaacaaacaaacggtcCAAGACAAGAAAAAGGAGTCCACTTATTTCTTTTCAGTCTGTGAATGCTCTGATTTAAGATCCAGCTCCAAAGTTGCCGGCTTTCTCTGCTACCTCCAATGCACTCTTCAGATTCTGATCAAAGAGCTCACACCTGAAAAGCAAGAGTAAATGTGTGGGTGTTAAACAGTGGGTACAGTAATAAATTATTTCAAGATAATGCAATCCTAATTCTCTTTAATACCTGATTGGCATTTCCAGAGAATAGAACGGGTTCTTGAGGGCGAAATCTGAATACACCTCATAAATCTTCCTCAACAACGCATCGATTCCAGACTGTCGCGGGTCCGCCAACACGATAAACTTTATCCCTGAGAGAACAAAATGAGAAAGATTTCATTTTATAATAGTGACTAGCAACAAGCTGGGAAGGAATGTATACACCAGGAAGATTTATTACTGGAGTTGCATGCTGTTCACagctaaaattaaatgaaatcgTTACATATGGAAGTgctttggtttttaaatctaCAGCCAACTAAGACATTACTTCTTTGGTATTTTTAACCTAAAATGACACTTAATTGCACCACTGACCTGTGAGAGTCTGGAAGCAGTGAAGTTTGAAGACGTCAGTTTCTAACATTTCGATCCCTGAACTGCCAGCTTCAGGGGATAGCTGTGAACCTATTGCAAACAACCTGAGGGATCACAAAAATAGGTGTGTTTATTTAGCTTCATTCATAAAGTGAGGGTACATACAGTTTTGGTCTGAAGTTTAGCTACTGGGCGTGAATGTTGTGGTAATTTCTGGATTTTAATGAGTTCGTTGAACTGAAGAATTAAGTGTAcaagtttgattttatttaggATTTTGTCTGATCCACGCAGGGTTAAAAAAGGCTCAAAGGCCTAAACAAATATTTAGTTAAATGAATGTTTGCAAGTTGCACTTTGCCCAGGCGTCCTtatgaaaatattaataataaaataaaatattaataagtgTATGTATACTTTCGATCCTGTGTAGagtagaaaaaaatcaaacaacagtACATACTACAAAATGTATTGATCACTCAGGTAAGTTTTCACTTCCTTTGGCTCccattcagaaaaaacaaaacaaaaaaacaacaacacataaaTAACACTAGTAAACACCTGGCCCCGCTGTCCACTGTGCAGCTCGGGTTTAATCCACACACACGAAATTACTTACGAGTGGAACATGGACGCCAGCATCAGCTTCTCATTGGAGCTCAGGCGCGCTCGTCCAAAGCGAATAGACACGGGATAGTTTGAAGGATCTTTCAGGTATTCAAGGATGTCCTTCCCATCTGATGTGTTCTTCCCGATCACATCAACTCCATTGATGGACAGCACTGCATGG comes from Astatotilapia calliptera chromosome 14, fAstCal1.2, whole genome shotgun sequence and encodes:
- the slc37a4a gene encoding glucose-6-phosphate exchanger SLC37A4a translates to MAASGYGYYRSTIFLAMFVGYTLYYFNRKTFSFVMPSVMQEIKLDKDDLGMITSSQSLAYAISKFISGVLSDQISARWLFSIGLFMVGGINVIFSWSSTVAVFSALWFLNGLGQGLGWPPCGRVLRKWFEPSQFGTWWAVLSCSMNLAGSLGPIVATVLSQSYSWRAILSASGMICIVASFVCLLVIKNEPKDVGLPNIEVSTKKSKGGSSSHESTLSEFLLSPYLWLLSISYLVVFGVKTACTDWGQLFLIQDKGQSTLMGSSYMSALEAGGLVGSLAAGYLSDKAVARQGMRLYGNPRHFILICMMAGMFVSMYLFRLTVTPDSSKVWILGLGAAFGFSSYGPIALFGVIANESAPSNYCGTSHAIVALMANIGGFLSGLPFSTIAKHHGWEKAFWVAEVTCLVTTIGFFLLRNIRTKMGHVPKKAD
- the cfap45 gene encoding cilia- and flagella-associated protein 45, whose product is MRLASSSTSSRGKMYLGRYRTLASGSRVDEDLFENQKSFDKRVKSAGVAKDCSWKNQEGETLQIITKDLIRNLRIPQRDPSRESVLLPPAEFKRLNSTSWLLLKEDREALRQAYQRKKEEELKAAEERKHRIHEADLSRKQNQPLTELEIEARERAQRLVERSNALRMEQEDEIKQLNQLILGAQCQANRDYQIQEKKQIRMELTEEERRLDNMMEVERRKALETLDKIEELRRQQRVKGRQEIYDQIQKRLENRELEEGKKEKESQQTREDQERMNLEDLEVLEKKRMEQQLLQEEIKCINAETMRAKERRIEEEKLADMRVKEYLLKKQEQQAECEAEQRRIKKEKELEIARLRAQQEKEKDYKAEQDELRARRNQDAAEREWRRKERERAAKKAQLEATLRSAHMEQVHYKERNLSVEASREKAEFERLLKVQQEEMVKEQVQNDRQRHKVQQHAQDIRQQMKEREILATAKRKETFKEAERLMEETRQRRLRLDELKQKKLQELKATGLCEKYCNQVERKVQTLTG
- the trappc4 gene encoding trafficking protein particle complex subunit 4, which gives rise to MVIYSVYVVNKAGGLIYQYDNYVPRAEVEKTFSYPLDLVLKHHDEKVVVSFGQRDGIRVGHAVLSINGVDVIGKNTSDGKDILEYLKDPSNYPVSIRFGRARLSSNEKLMLASMFHSLFAIGSQLSPEAGSSGIEMLETDVFKLHCFQTLTGIKFIVLADPRQSGIDALLRKIYEVYSDFALKNPFYSLEMPIRCELFDQNLKSALEVAEKAGNFGAGS